One stretch of Pseudomonas azotoformans DNA includes these proteins:
- a CDS encoding CHAD domain-containing protein, producing MSALVDQLVAQVIGLEVGLLSCQARLAAVTDDEALHDLRTTVRRLRSLLRPLRGLPGVEQLELAAGTVGQLTTPLRDREVLAAYLHQHGHHEAANRRLRLQPETYRQVAQSPELAHLLLILDAFPRFIRASEHQKLLKGLRPRIEKRLAKQWQALGEALKDPDHDRHRLRLLIKRVRYAAEAYPELDTLPAKAVSHLKKAQGALGDWHDCWQWLAQAEHQADLQPCVAVWHRTMAKAQGQADRVLDKLSADCF from the coding sequence ATGTCAGCTTTGGTCGATCAGTTAGTCGCTCAGGTCATTGGCCTGGAAGTAGGGTTACTGAGCTGCCAGGCTCGTCTCGCCGCCGTCACCGACGATGAGGCCCTGCATGACCTGCGCACCACGGTGCGCCGCCTGCGTAGCCTGTTGCGCCCTTTGCGAGGGTTGCCGGGTGTGGAACAGCTTGAATTGGCTGCCGGCACCGTGGGCCAATTGACGACGCCGCTGCGCGACCGCGAGGTGCTGGCGGCGTACTTGCATCAGCATGGCCATCATGAGGCCGCAAACCGACGGCTGCGTCTGCAACCCGAGACCTATCGTCAGGTGGCACAAAGTCCGGAACTCGCGCACTTGTTGCTGATCCTCGACGCCTTCCCGCGTTTCATCCGTGCCTCTGAGCACCAGAAGCTGCTCAAGGGCCTGCGTCCGCGCATCGAAAAACGTCTGGCCAAGCAATGGCAGGCGCTCGGTGAGGCCCTGAAGGACCCCGACCATGATCGCCACCGCCTGCGTTTGCTGATCAAGCGCGTGCGCTACGCCGCAGAAGCCTATCCCGAATTGGACACGTTGCCCGCCAAGGCCGTGTCGCACCTGAAAAAAGCCCAGGGTGCCCTGGGGGATTGGCACGACTGCTGGCAGTGGTTGGCCCAGGCTGAACACCAGGCAGATCTGCAACCTTGTGTTGCCGTATGGCATCGCACCATGGCCAAGGCGCAGGGGCAGGCGGACCGCGTGCTGGATAAACTCAGCGCGGATTGTTTCTGA